In Candidatus Deferrimicrobiaceae bacterium, the genomic window GCCCGGGGGAAAGCCCCCCGGGGGCCAGAGAAGAAGGAACCGCCCCCGGCGGAAAAACAGGAGGAACGGTAATGCCGAAAATGAAGAGCAACCGCGGCGCGTCGAAACGATTCTCCGCCACGGGAAGAGGCGGTATCCGGCGGGCCAAGACGGGAAAGAGCCACATCCTGACCGGGAAAACGAGAAAGCGGAAACGGAACCTCAAGAAACCCGCGCTGGTGCACCCGACCAACGAAAAATCGATTCGGCGCCTGCTGCCGTACCTCTAGGCCGCGGGAAAGAAG contains:
- the rpmI gene encoding 50S ribosomal protein L35, with protein sequence MPKMKSNRGASKRFSATGRGGIRRAKTGKSHILTGKTRKRKRNLKKPALVHPTNEKSIRRLLPYL